GTTTATAACTTACTTCATTCGTGTCAAATTGAATAACCAATTCATCTACTTTATCATCAGATTCTTTTGCTGGTACAATGCCGACAATCTCACCCATATCCCCATTAAAAACATTTGTCTCTGGCATATTTACCAACTGAAGTACCTTATCACCAATACGATAGGTTGTTTCTCCAAACGTAACTTCTTTCTTTTTGCCATCTGCCGGATTAAAAATACCTTGCATCATTTTATTAAGTGCGTTAATGCCAGCTGCTCCCCGATACATTGGTGCAAGAACCTGAATATCTTGTGCTGTAAAACCTTTTGCTGTTGCTTTACTAATGATTTGCTTTATATAATGTTCGATATGAAATGCATCACTCCTAAAAAAGGAGCGATCCTTTTGATTAATCGTTAAGTTTTCTGGTAGTTTACCTTGTTTAATTTCATGAGCTAGTTCGATAATACTTGAATCAGTTTCTTGTCTATAAATTTTTGTTAATTCAATCTTAGGAATTTCATCTACTTGCAATAGATCATAAAAAACTTGTCCTGGTCCTACGGATGGAATCTGATCCTTATCACCAACAAGTATTACCTGCATATTAGTAGGAATATTTTTAAATAATGTATTGGCTAACCAAGTATCCACCATAGACATTTCATCAATGATTAACAAACCGCCCTCTAGTTCTTTCGCTGTTATTCCTGGATTTTTTTCTCGACCTGTTAATCCTAGTAAACGATGAATGGTGCTAGCAGGCAATCCTGTCATTTCGTTCATTCGTTTTGCAGCCCTGCCAGTCGGTGCAGCCAGCAAAATTGGAAATGTCTTTTGTGTATAGTCTTTTAAATCTAAAGAAATACCATTTAATTCTGCAAAAAGCGAAACAATTCCATTAATGACGGTTGTCTTTCCAGTACCTGGTCCACCAGTTAGGATAAATAAGGGAGATTTAATCGCTAGTTTTATCGCCTTTTGCTGTATTTTTCCGTAAGAGATATTTAATTGCTTTTCAAGTAATCTTAGAGAATCTTTTATTTTGGCTGCTTCATAGGTTGTTTCTTTTTTTTGAGCTAACAAACGCTGAATAGAAGTCCCAATGCCCCATTCAGCAAAATAAAGACTATTATTAAATAATTCGGTTGTTTCTTGCTGTATTTTTCCTTTTTGAACTAACTCAATGATTTGTGCTGCTACTTGATCATGTGAGATTTCTATTGGACGACTTTTCTCTAATAATTCGATGGTTTCTTCTAATAAAATTTCTGCTTTTACATAGGTATTTCCCGTTTGGATAGATTGCTGAAAAAGTACATGAAGGATCGCTGCCTGAATACGTGTTGTTGAATCTGCCGTCATTCCCAATTGATCCGCAATGGCATCTGCACGCTTGAACCCAATTCCTTCAATATCTTCTACTAACTGATAAGGATTTTTTTTAATAACTTCCAGCGTTTCTTCCTTATATACTTGATAAATAGTAAAGGAGAGCTGGTTTCCAAATCCATATTGATTCAATCCAACAATAATTTGTTCCATACCATGATTTAATTGAATTCCTTCAATAATTACTTGACGTTTTTTTTCATTAAGATTTGGAACTTGCTTTAAAGTCTCCGGATGAGCAATAATTTGATCAATGGTATCTTTGCCGATAACTTCAACAATTTTCTCTGCTGTTCGTCTACCAATTCCAGGAAACTTATCACTTGATAGGTAATTAATGACACCATTCATCGATGTTGGTTTTTCTTTTTGATAACTATCTACTTGAAATTGTCGTCCGTAACGTGGGTGATCAACAAAATGCCCATAAAAACGATAAAGTTCTTCTTCCTGAATTTGACCAAAACTACCTGTTACTACAATCTCCTTTTCAAGAAAATCTGTATTCGTCTCTGTCAGTTGAATCAATAATACTTTATAGAAATTGGTGGGATTCTCAAAAAAGATGGCTTTTACACTACCAACAATGTAGGCTTTTTCCCCATCAAAAAGCAAATCCATTGATGACTCTCCCTTCTATTTGTTAAAATCAGTCCGTTAAAAATGAATGGTCATTCCATTTTTTTAATTTGAAAGGTAAACGGGACTTTGGTAATCCGGTTTCTAAAATAGACAAACTGTTATTTTTTAAACCACCCATTTCTCTTAACTCACTGAGTGATTTTCCACACATTGATTGAATAGCTGCAGTTAACGATGCCCCATGACCAACAAATAGGAAAGGGCCTTCACCTGATTCAACAGCTTCCAAGGCAACGCTAGTTACCCGTTCAATCGCTTCTTCAATTGGTTCACCAGCAAAATGAGCTGGATCATACTTATCCAATTGGTAACGCATATGATCCATTTCTATTTTATGTAATTGTCTCATTTCAAAAATTAGCTGTCCTTCCAATTCACCAAGCCCAAGTTCC
The genomic region above belongs to Melissococcus plutonius ATCC 35311 and contains:
- a CDS encoding histidine phosphatase family protein; translated protein: MKLYFTRHGKTEWNEEMRLQGMHGDSPLLPTSYEEIHALGSYLRNIPFEKIYSSTSLRARITAEEINKQLLNPVEIIYTDLLKELGLGELEGQLIFEMRQLHKIEMDHMRYQLDKYDPAHFAGEPIEEAIERVTSVALEAVESGEGPFLFVGHGASLTAAIQSMCGKSLSELREMGGLKNNSLSILETGLPKSRLPFKLKKWNDHSFLTD
- a CDS encoding ATP-dependent RecD-like DNA helicase produces the protein MDLLFDGEKAYIVGSVKAIFFENPTNFYKVLLIQLTETNTDFLEKEIVVTGSFGQIQEEELYRFYGHFVDHPRYGRQFQVDSYQKEKPTSMNGVINYLSSDKFPGIGRRTAEKIVEVIGKDTIDQIIAHPETLKQVPNLNEKKRQVIIEGIQLNHGMEQIIVGLNQYGFGNQLSFTIYQVYKEETLEVIKKNPYQLVEDIEGIGFKRADAIADQLGMTADSTTRIQAAILHVLFQQSIQTGNTYVKAEILLEETIELLEKSRPIEISHDQVAAQIIELVQKGKIQQETTELFNNSLYFAEWGIGTSIQRLLAQKKETTYEAAKIKDSLRLLEKQLNISYGKIQQKAIKLAIKSPLFILTGGPGTGKTTVINGIVSLFAELNGISLDLKDYTQKTFPILLAAPTGRAAKRMNEMTGLPASTIHRLLGLTGREKNPGITAKELEGGLLIIDEMSMVDTWLANTLFKNIPTNMQVILVGDKDQIPSVGPGQVFYDLLQVDEIPKIELTKIYRQETDSSIIELAHEIKQGKLPENLTINQKDRSFFRSDAFHIEHYIKQIISKATAKGFTAQDIQVLAPMYRGAAGINALNKMMQGIFNPADGKKKEVTFGETTYRIGDKVLQLVNMPETNVFNGDMGEIVGIVPAKESDDKVDELVIQFDTNEVSYKRNEWNKITLSYCCSIHKAQGSEFKMVILPMIHQYNRMLQRNLLYTAITRSKELLILLGEPEAFQQCVENEAATRLTRLKECIQRADTMTVSERLKLEAFEESLVNSSPFGEKQVTDNKNDIEFTKNANKSANKLLTKETLTQPKSEVETISLFSEPSESKIQESKPHLLTMALIQANTIDPMIGMDGITPDQFVKN